A region of Esox lucius isolate fEsoLuc1 chromosome 3, fEsoLuc1.pri, whole genome shotgun sequence DNA encodes the following proteins:
- the LOC105023692 gene encoding neurturin — translation MKLWKGVTFVCVFCGTLLSLHLTRNFMATAGPSRLKSSTSSSTSKSSTPSFSSPAASKPIPPPPPSSTPSSRMKAGLHRTAREVDTIGSLLSQFTYLLQSFTEGELKKLIATLMDRSTKNSKRSSRSSREEMLEESKDYTERTSKAKRRRKRRRLRPCALRQVEVTVGELGLGYHSDETLLFRYCSGRCNTRRRNYDITLEHMKKAGLIKSGELVRYSPCCRPITYEKDISFLDNSSKYHTVQEVSARECKCT, via the exons ATGAAGTTATGGAAAGGTGTCACTTTTGTCTGCGTCTTCTGTGGCACGTTACTGTCCCTCCACCTCACTAGGAACTTCATGGCTACTGCTGGACCTTCAAGGCTCAAATCATCAACATCCTCATCAACATCAAAATCCTCAACACCATCGTTCTCAAGTCCAGCGGCGTCAAAGCCGATACCACCACCGCCACCTTCATCAACCCCATCGTCCAGGATGAAGGCTGGTCTCCACAGAACAGCGCGGGAGGTGGACACCATCGgctccctcctctcccagt tCACCTACCTGCTCCAGAGCTTCACCGAGGGGGAGCTGAAGAAGTTGATCGCAACTCTGATGGACAGAAGCACCAAGAACAGCAAGAGGAGTAGCAGGAGCAGCAGGGAGGAGATGCTGGAGGAGAGCAAGGACTACACCGAGAGGACTAGTAAAGCTAAGAGGAGACGGAAAAGGAGAAGGTTAAGGCCGTGTGCTCTGCGCCAGGTGGAGGTGACAGTGGGGGAACTGGGTCTGGGTTACCACAGTGACGAGACTCTCCTCTTCAGGTACTGCAGCGGCAGGTGCAACACGCGTCGACGCAACTATGACATCACCCTGGAACACATGAAGAAGGCGGGGCTCATTAAAAGCGGAGAGCTGGTGCGCTACAGCCCGTGCTGTCGGCCAATCACATACGAGAAGGATATCTCCTTCCTGGATAACAGCAGTAAGTACCACACAGTGCAGGAAGTGTCGGCCCGGGAGTGTAAATGCACGTGA
- the capsla gene encoding calcyphosine-like a isoform X1: MNILYCKTTDMASHKPTDLLAGLRQQCLARGAAGIKGLGRAFRIMDDDGNKSLDLLEFTKGLEDYGLVVSKEEAQQVFKLCDKDRSGTINFDEFLENLRPPMSSARITVINRAFKKLDRTGDGVVTVQDLCGVYNVSQHPKYKSGEWTEEQVFLTFLNSFDSPNDKDGKVTQEEFLNYYSGVSASIDTDEYFVTMMQNAWKL; this comes from the exons ATGAACATATTATATTG TAAGACAACAGACATGGCCTCACACAAGCCTACTGATTTGCTAGCAGGACTCAGACAGCAATGTCTTGCCAGGGGAGCGGCTGGGATCAAGGGACTAGGAAG GGCATTCCGCATAATGGATGATGATGGCAACAAGTCTTTGGACCTTCTGGAGTTTACAAAGGGATTGGAGGACTATGGGCTGGTGGTGAGCAAAGAGGAGGCCCAGCAGGTCTTTAAACTGTGTGACAAGGACAGGAGTGGCACCATCAACTTTGATGAGTTTCTAGAGAATCTGAGG CCTCCTATGTCCAGTGCCAGGATCACTGTGATTAATCGGGCTTTTAAGAAGTTGGACCGGACGGGGGATGGGGTGGTGACGGTGCAGGACCTGTGTGGTGTCTACAATGTCTCACAACACCCGAAATATAAGAGCGGGGAGTGGACGGAGGAGCAGGTCTTCCTAACCTTCCTCAACAGCTTTGATTCCCCCAACGACAAAGACGGCAAG GTGACCCAAGAGGAATTCCTGAACTACTACAGTGGAGTGAGTGCATCTATCGACACCGATGAATACTTTGTTACTATGATGCAGAATGCCTGGAAGCTGTAG
- the capsla gene encoding calcyphosine-like a isoform X3: MNILYCKTTDMASHKPTDLLAGLRQQCLARGAAGIKGLGRAFRIMDDDGNKSLDLLEFTKGLEDYGLVPPMSSARITVINRAFKKLDRTGDGVVTVQDLCGVYNVSQHPKYKSGEWTEEQVFLTFLNSFDSPNDKDGKVTQEEFLNYYSGVSASIDTDEYFVTMMQNAWKL; this comes from the exons ATGAACATATTATATTG TAAGACAACAGACATGGCCTCACACAAGCCTACTGATTTGCTAGCAGGACTCAGACAGCAATGTCTTGCCAGGGGAGCGGCTGGGATCAAGGGACTAGGAAG GGCATTCCGCATAATGGATGATGATGGCAACAAGTCTTTGGACCTTCTGGAGTTTACAAAGGGATTGGAGGACTATGGGCTGGTG CCTCCTATGTCCAGTGCCAGGATCACTGTGATTAATCGGGCTTTTAAGAAGTTGGACCGGACGGGGGATGGGGTGGTGACGGTGCAGGACCTGTGTGGTGTCTACAATGTCTCACAACACCCGAAATATAAGAGCGGGGAGTGGACGGAGGAGCAGGTCTTCCTAACCTTCCTCAACAGCTTTGATTCCCCCAACGACAAAGACGGCAAG GTGACCCAAGAGGAATTCCTGAACTACTACAGTGGAGTGAGTGCATCTATCGACACCGATGAATACTTTGTTACTATGATGCAGAATGCCTGGAAGCTGTAG
- the capsla gene encoding calcyphosine-like a isoform X2 encodes MASHKPTDLLAGLRQQCLARGAAGIKGLGRAFRIMDDDGNKSLDLLEFTKGLEDYGLVVSKEEAQQVFKLCDKDRSGTINFDEFLENLRPPMSSARITVINRAFKKLDRTGDGVVTVQDLCGVYNVSQHPKYKSGEWTEEQVFLTFLNSFDSPNDKDGKVTQEEFLNYYSGVSASIDTDEYFVTMMQNAWKL; translated from the exons ATGGCCTCACACAAGCCTACTGATTTGCTAGCAGGACTCAGACAGCAATGTCTTGCCAGGGGAGCGGCTGGGATCAAGGGACTAGGAAG GGCATTCCGCATAATGGATGATGATGGCAACAAGTCTTTGGACCTTCTGGAGTTTACAAAGGGATTGGAGGACTATGGGCTGGTGGTGAGCAAAGAGGAGGCCCAGCAGGTCTTTAAACTGTGTGACAAGGACAGGAGTGGCACCATCAACTTTGATGAGTTTCTAGAGAATCTGAGG CCTCCTATGTCCAGTGCCAGGATCACTGTGATTAATCGGGCTTTTAAGAAGTTGGACCGGACGGGGGATGGGGTGGTGACGGTGCAGGACCTGTGTGGTGTCTACAATGTCTCACAACACCCGAAATATAAGAGCGGGGAGTGGACGGAGGAGCAGGTCTTCCTAACCTTCCTCAACAGCTTTGATTCCCCCAACGACAAAGACGGCAAG GTGACCCAAGAGGAATTCCTGAACTACTACAGTGGAGTGAGTGCATCTATCGACACCGATGAATACTTTGTTACTATGATGCAGAATGCCTGGAAGCTGTAG